The proteins below come from a single Corynebacterium cystitidis genomic window:
- a CDS encoding DUF3566 domain-containing protein yields MASRNVEVSRVSPGSAFKIGLIMGLLGLVVWLIAVTILYIAMDRAGIVGQVNDLIGGVGGDQGIGFGLVFSSAGLVGVIGTVMVAVLSPLIAVIYNAIADLLGGLTVTLSDTGKKKS; encoded by the coding sequence ATGGCATCACGTAACGTCGAGGTCAGCCGGGTTTCTCCCGGTTCGGCCTTCAAAATCGGTCTAATTATGGGCCTGCTCGGCCTAGTGGTGTGGCTGATCGCCGTGACTATCCTGTACATCGCCATGGACCGCGCAGGGATTGTCGGCCAGGTCAACGACCTGATTGGTGGTGTTGGCGGCGACCAAGGCATCGGCTTTGGCCTGGTCTTCTCATCCGCGGGCTTAGTAGGTGTGATTGGCACCGTCATGGTTGCTGTCCTGTCGCCGTTGATCGCGGTGATCTACAACGCGATCGCTGATCTCCTCGGCGGCCTTACCGTCACGTTGAGCGACACCGGAAAGAAGAAATCCTAA
- the gyrA gene encoding DNA gyrase subunit A codes for MSDDTTDGGDGIGHDQIIPIDINEEMQTSYIDYAMSVIVGRALPEVRDGMKPVHRRIIYAMFDSGYRPERGYVKSARPVADTMGHYHPHGDTAIYDTLVRLAQPWVMRYPLIDGQGNFGSRGHDGPAAMRYTECKLTPLAMEMVRDIRENAVDFSPNYDGKTKEPDILPSRVPNLLMNGSSGIAVGMATNIPPHNLNELAEAIYWILANHDADDKTTLEACMERVKGPDFPTAALIVGDQGIKDAYATGRGSIRMRGVAEMEEIGNRQVITITELPYNVNPDTFIANIADQVTNGKLVGISKIEDESSDRAGLRIVITLKRDAVPRVVLNNLYKHSQLESNFSANMLSIVEGVPRTLRLDQMLRYYVKHQIEVIVRRTQYRLDEAEKRAHILRGLVKALDMLDEVIALIRRSPTVDEARTGLMELLDVDEIQADAILAMQLRRLAALERQKIIDELAEIEEEIADYKDILAKPERQRQIVHDELEEIVEKYGDERRTKIVAATGDVSEEDLIARENVVVTITSTGYAKRTKVDAYKSQKRGGKGVRGAELKQDDVVKNFFICSTHDWILFFTNFGRVYRLKAYELPEAGRTARGQHVANLLEFQPEERIAQVIQIKSYDDAPYLVLATKDGRVKKSRLTDYESARSAGLIAINLNEGDCLIGAALCSEHDDILLVSEQGQAIRFTADDDQLRPMGRATAGVKGMRFKGDDQLLAMTVVQDGEYLLVATSGGYGKRTAIEEYNTQGRGGMGVMTFKYTPKRGKLIGALAVEEDDQIFAITSAGGVIRTEVNQIRPSSRATMGVRLVDLAEDVELLAIDVNVEDEGEEEATAVAKGEKSPEEAMDSTGAPSKSEE; via the coding sequence ATGAGCGACGACACCACAGACGGTGGCGACGGTATAGGCCACGACCAGATCATCCCCATCGATATCAATGAGGAGATGCAAACCTCCTACATTGATTATGCGATGAGCGTGATCGTTGGCCGTGCACTGCCAGAGGTCCGCGACGGCATGAAGCCAGTGCACCGCCGCATCATCTACGCGATGTTCGACTCCGGCTACCGGCCGGAACGCGGCTACGTGAAGTCTGCCCGCCCAGTAGCAGACACCATGGGGCACTACCACCCGCACGGTGACACCGCTATTTATGACACCTTGGTGCGCCTCGCGCAGCCATGGGTGATGCGCTACCCGCTGATCGACGGCCAGGGCAACTTCGGCTCCCGCGGCCACGATGGCCCGGCCGCCATGCGTTATACGGAGTGCAAGCTCACACCGCTGGCCATGGAAATGGTGCGCGACATCCGCGAGAACGCCGTAGACTTCTCGCCGAACTACGATGGCAAGACCAAGGAACCAGACATTCTGCCGTCGCGTGTGCCGAACCTGCTGATGAACGGCTCCTCCGGTATTGCCGTAGGTATGGCCACGAACATCCCTCCACACAACTTGAACGAGCTGGCTGAGGCCATCTACTGGATCCTGGCCAACCACGATGCTGACGACAAGACCACCCTGGAAGCGTGCATGGAACGCGTAAAGGGACCGGACTTCCCAACCGCTGCCCTGATCGTGGGTGACCAAGGTATTAAGGATGCCTACGCCACCGGCCGCGGTTCGATCCGCATGCGTGGTGTGGCGGAAATGGAAGAGATCGGCAACCGCCAGGTAATCACCATCACCGAGCTGCCGTACAACGTCAACCCGGATACCTTCATCGCGAATATCGCCGACCAGGTGACCAACGGCAAGCTCGTGGGCATTTCCAAGATCGAAGATGAGTCGTCGGACCGTGCCGGCCTGCGCATCGTGATTACTCTTAAGCGCGACGCCGTTCCACGCGTGGTGCTGAACAACCTGTACAAGCACTCGCAGTTGGAATCCAATTTCTCGGCGAACATGCTCTCCATCGTCGAGGGCGTGCCACGCACCCTGCGCCTCGACCAGATGCTGCGCTACTACGTGAAGCACCAGATCGAAGTCATTGTGCGCCGCACCCAGTACCGCTTGGACGAGGCCGAAAAACGCGCCCACATCCTGCGTGGTTTGGTTAAGGCACTGGACATGCTCGATGAGGTCATCGCCCTGATCCGTCGCAGCCCCACTGTCGACGAGGCCCGTACCGGCTTGATGGAGCTTCTCGACGTCGACGAAATCCAGGCAGACGCCATCCTGGCGATGCAGCTGCGTCGCCTGGCAGCACTGGAACGCCAGAAGATCATCGACGAGTTGGCAGAGATCGAAGAAGAAATCGCTGACTACAAAGACATCCTGGCCAAACCAGAACGCCAGCGCCAGATCGTGCACGATGAGTTAGAGGAAATCGTCGAAAAGTATGGCGATGAGCGTCGCACCAAGATTGTCGCCGCAACAGGCGATGTCAGTGAAGAAGACCTCATTGCCCGCGAAAACGTCGTAGTTACTATCACGTCTACCGGTTACGCCAAGCGCACCAAGGTGGATGCCTACAAGTCCCAGAAGCGTGGCGGTAAGGGTGTGCGCGGCGCCGAGCTGAAGCAAGACGACGTGGTGAAAAACTTCTTCATCTGCTCCACCCACGACTGGATCCTGTTCTTTACCAACTTCGGCCGCGTCTACCGCCTCAAGGCCTACGAGCTGCCGGAGGCAGGACGCACCGCCCGCGGCCAGCACGTAGCAAACCTGTTGGAGTTCCAGCCGGAGGAAAGGATCGCCCAGGTCATTCAGATCAAGAGCTACGACGACGCCCCTTACTTGGTGCTTGCAACCAAAGATGGGCGCGTAAAGAAGTCGCGCTTGACCGACTACGAGTCCGCACGTTCCGCAGGACTGATCGCCATTAACTTAAACGAGGGCGACTGCCTGATTGGCGCAGCATTGTGCTCTGAACATGATGACATTTTGCTGGTGTCCGAGCAGGGCCAGGCTATCCGCTTCACAGCCGACGACGACCAACTGCGCCCCATGGGACGCGCCACCGCCGGTGTGAAGGGCATGCGCTTCAAGGGCGATGACCAACTGCTGGCCATGACCGTGGTCCAAGACGGCGAATACTTGCTGGTTGCTACCTCAGGTGGCTATGGCAAGCGCACCGCCATCGAGGAATACAATACCCAGGGCCGTGGCGGCATGGGTGTGATGACCTTCAAGTACACCCCGAAGCGCGGTAAGCTGATCGGAGCGCTGGCCGTCGAAGAAGATGACCAGATCTTCGCAATCACGTCTGCTGGCGGTGTGATCCGCACCGAAGTCAACCAGATCCGCCCGTCGTCACGCGCGACAATGGGCGTGCGCCTCGTTGACCTGGCTGAGGATGTGGAACTGCTTGCCATTGATGTCAATGTTGAAGACGAGGGTGAAGAGGAAGCCACCGCTGTAGCCAAGGGCGAAAAGAGCCCAGAGGAAGCGATGGACTCCACTGGCGCGCCTAGCAAATCTGAGGAGTAA
- a CDS encoding CopG family transcriptional regulator, translating into MAMTLRLTTEEDRALVLLASAWRCSKQEAAKRAIITSATRLLDDAAIDQLAQEVLAETGTIGPHHSGHKTLESRIRHTQRPRTSITFEAQAEQGSPADG; encoded by the coding sequence ATGGCTATGACGCTGAGATTGACTACGGAAGAAGACCGCGCCCTTGTCCTCCTCGCTTCCGCGTGGAGGTGCAGTAAACAGGAAGCTGCGAAACGCGCCATCATCACTTCTGCCACTCGCCTACTTGATGATGCCGCGATTGACCAGCTCGCCCAAGAGGTATTGGCAGAAACCGGCACCATTGGTCCCCACCACAGCGGCCACAAGACCCTGGAGTCCCGCATTCGCCACACCCAACGCCCACGCACCTCTATTACATTCGAGGCACAAGCAGAGCAAGGATCACCAGCTGATGGTTAA
- a CDS encoding lactate racemase domain-containing protein — translation MTWFSIEQPNISAQQIDQALDRMVEEAVNRLSIKSLDRVLLLPPDITRAHADVGRMTEYLYFKLAEQGSEVHVIPTLGQHVPHTVEDNQWMFGKIPESHIHAHDWKYGCVNVGTVPAEYVKEQTGGVVDWEMPIDLNKMLIGERWDLIINIGHVVPHEVLGFANHNKNYFIGLGGKRLLGASHMASAVYGIENNLGNLLTPVRACFNYAEEKFLSHLPDVYFQVVMDYNDKGVLEHTGVYVGDDLDTYFDAARASKEQNITVFDEAPKKIVAYMDKDEFRATWVANKAVYRTRMAVADGGELLVIAPGVIRFGEQPEVDDLIRKYGYLSQEETIKKYWDAEDMQDIPHGTAHLPHGSSEGRFTIRYAPGGLTQEEIESVGYAYMDVNEALERYNPETMKDGYNTMPDGEVVYFISTPSAGLWSTREKLEQRATHERHT, via the coding sequence ATGACTTGGTTTTCTATCGAACAGCCCAATATCAGTGCCCAACAAATCGATCAGGCCCTTGATCGCATGGTGGAGGAGGCAGTCAACCGCCTCAGTATTAAATCTCTCGACCGCGTCCTGCTTCTCCCACCAGACATCACCCGTGCCCACGCCGATGTGGGCCGAATGACAGAGTATCTTTACTTCAAACTTGCAGAGCAAGGCAGTGAAGTACACGTCATCCCAACACTCGGCCAGCACGTGCCCCACACTGTTGAAGACAACCAGTGGATGTTTGGCAAGATTCCCGAATCCCATATTCACGCCCACGACTGGAAATATGGTTGCGTCAACGTTGGCACCGTGCCTGCTGAGTACGTCAAAGAACAAACAGGTGGTGTTGTTGACTGGGAGATGCCCATTGACCTCAACAAAATGCTGATCGGGGAACGCTGGGACCTGATCATCAACATTGGGCATGTGGTTCCTCACGAGGTACTGGGCTTTGCCAACCACAACAAGAACTATTTCATTGGCCTTGGCGGAAAACGTCTCCTCGGTGCTTCCCACATGGCCTCCGCCGTGTACGGCATCGAAAACAACCTGGGTAACCTGCTGACCCCAGTCCGAGCCTGCTTCAATTACGCGGAAGAGAAATTCCTCTCACACCTTCCTGACGTGTACTTCCAAGTAGTCATGGACTACAACGATAAAGGAGTACTTGAACACACCGGTGTGTACGTCGGCGATGACTTAGACACCTATTTCGATGCCGCACGCGCCTCAAAAGAACAAAACATTACAGTGTTCGATGAGGCCCCCAAGAAAATCGTCGCATACATGGACAAAGACGAATTTCGGGCCACCTGGGTAGCAAACAAGGCAGTGTACCGCACACGAATGGCGGTTGCCGATGGTGGCGAGCTCCTCGTTATCGCACCCGGTGTGATCCGCTTCGGTGAGCAGCCAGAAGTCGATGATCTCATCCGCAAGTACGGCTATCTTTCCCAAGAAGAAACCATTAAGAAATACTGGGATGCCGAAGATATGCAAGACATCCCGCACGGAACAGCGCACCTTCCACACGGCAGCTCTGAAGGGCGGTTTACCATCCGTTACGCACCAGGGGGCTTAACACAAGAAGAAATCGAAAGTGTCGGCTACGCCTACATGGACGTCAACGAGGCCCTGGAGCGTTACAACCCAGAGACCATGAAAGACGGCTACAACACCATGCCTGATGGTGAAGTTGTCTACTTCATCAGCACACCTTCTGCTGGATTGTGGTCTACCCGCGAGAAGCTCGAACAAAGAGCCACGCACGAGCGCCACACCTAG
- a CDS encoding DUF6918 family protein, which produces MPELSALLNEQKRPQIVAELNTVVNDTVSSTSGLTGMALKGGLGAASKMDSNFVEKGINRLLPDLLGELQPHWAKYSESGTSNFGAYLAANEDHVINGILKLADDNVSKAPAALQKVYNGLRGKAAGIISPALPKVGAAIEKHMA; this is translated from the coding sequence ATGCCTGAGCTTTCTGCTCTCCTGAATGAACAAAAGCGCCCACAGATTGTTGCCGAGTTGAACACTGTGGTCAACGACACCGTCTCGTCTACTTCTGGTCTCACCGGGATGGCCCTCAAGGGTGGCCTAGGTGCCGCCTCAAAAATGGACAGTAACTTCGTTGAGAAAGGCATCAACCGCCTTCTCCCCGACCTCCTAGGCGAGCTACAGCCACACTGGGCCAAGTACAGCGAATCAGGCACCTCCAACTTCGGTGCCTACTTAGCCGCTAACGAGGATCATGTGATCAACGGCATCTTGAAGCTTGCCGACGATAACGTCAGCAAGGCTCCTGCCGCTCTGCAGAAGGTCTACAACGGTTTGCGTGGCAAAGCAGCCGGCATCATCAGCCCTGCTTTGCCAAAAGTTGGCGCTGCCATCGAAAAACACATGGCATAA
- a CDS encoding metallophosphoesterase family protein: MTHIAAFADLHLGAHYTPGSPWVRKELSARNPDVVVFAGDLFDRHTSGPEQEAEGAELFRWITQELQVPIVAIWGNHDVAKGFEFHSRFPAIDGVYFPSGFEVCEITVPGIDLTFHAVNVCKKRDKRELIDDFPVADPAESSKHVGVFHTGLTGEYTKNNCLPATLEQLQAKNYGAWVLGHVHAPTTLSDNPYIGWPGTGVMVDLTL; the protein is encoded by the coding sequence ATGACTCATATTGCCGCTTTCGCTGACCTGCATCTGGGCGCCCACTACACCCCGGGCAGCCCATGGGTGCGTAAAGAGCTTTCTGCGCGCAACCCCGACGTTGTCGTGTTCGCTGGCGATCTTTTTGACCGCCACACTTCTGGCCCCGAGCAGGAAGCAGAAGGCGCGGAGCTGTTCCGCTGGATCACGCAGGAATTGCAGGTTCCCATCGTTGCGATCTGGGGAAACCATGACGTAGCGAAGGGTTTCGAGTTTCACTCACGCTTTCCTGCGATCGACGGTGTCTATTTCCCATCGGGTTTTGAGGTCTGTGAGATCACTGTGCCCGGCATCGACTTGACGTTCCACGCGGTGAATGTGTGCAAGAAGCGGGACAAGCGCGAGCTTATCGACGATTTTCCTGTGGCCGATCCGGCTGAGTCATCCAAACATGTCGGTGTTTTTCATACCGGACTCACTGGTGAATACACCAAAAATAACTGTTTGCCCGCCACGCTGGAACAGCTCCAAGCAAAGAATTACGGTGCGTGGGTGCTTGGCCACGTGCACGCACCGACCACCTTAAGTGACAACCCTTATATTGGGTGGCCAGGTACTGGCGTGATGGTGGACCTCACACTGTGA
- the gyrB gene encoding DNA topoisomerase (ATP-hydrolyzing) subunit B produces MATTNKDYGADSIQILEGLEAVRKRPGMYIGSTGPRGLHHLIWEVVDNSVDEAMAGYADRVDVTLLADGGVEVVDNGRGIPVDMHPSGAPTVQVVMTQLHAGGKFDSESYAVSGGLHGVGISVVNALSTRVEADIKRAGKHWIQNFNMAVPDELVEGSNARGTGTAIRFWPDPEIFETTEFDFDVISRRLQEMAFLNKGLTITLKDERVTEEELELEALAEGGDTAESIDGDSFDDEALEGTEASETKEVTDAESGEDIADDIAPSKPKKLEKKVSYHYPDGLIDYVKYLNKSKSEIHPTIVGFEAKGDDHEVEIAMQWNSGYKESVHTFANTINTHEGGTHEEGFRAALTTLMNRYAREHKLLKEKDPNLTGDDCREGLAAVVSARVGDPQFEGQTKTKLGNTELKGFVQRAVNEHLAFWFDANPAEAKAIVNKAVASSHARVAARKARDLVRRKSATDMGGLPGKLADCRTKDPNAAELFIVEGDSAGGSAKQGRDSMYQAILPLRGKILNVEKARLDRVLKNAEVQAIITALGTGINEEFDIEKLRYHKIVLMADADVDGQHIATLLLTLLFRFMPELIEEGHVYLANPPLYKLKWKKGEPGYAYSDAERDRELEEGLNAGRSINTDDGIQRYKGLGEMNPNELWETTLDPEHRILRRVNIEDAQRADELFSILMGDDVAARRSFITRKARDVRFLDV; encoded by the coding sequence GTGGCTACCACAAATAAAGATTATGGCGCGGATTCAATCCAAATCCTTGAGGGTTTGGAAGCCGTGCGCAAGCGCCCCGGCATGTACATCGGTTCTACCGGGCCACGCGGCCTCCACCACCTCATTTGGGAGGTAGTGGACAACTCGGTCGACGAAGCCATGGCTGGCTACGCTGACCGTGTTGACGTCACCCTGCTGGCTGATGGCGGTGTGGAAGTGGTGGACAACGGCCGTGGCATTCCTGTGGACATGCACCCGTCGGGTGCTCCTACGGTGCAGGTTGTGATGACGCAGCTGCACGCTGGCGGAAAGTTCGACTCGGAATCGTACGCGGTTTCCGGTGGTCTGCATGGCGTGGGTATTTCCGTGGTCAATGCGCTGTCCACCCGGGTGGAGGCGGACATTAAGCGTGCTGGTAAGCACTGGATCCAGAATTTTAATATGGCTGTGCCGGATGAGCTTGTCGAAGGCAGTAACGCCCGCGGGACGGGTACCGCAATCCGCTTCTGGCCGGACCCGGAGATTTTTGAAACCACAGAGTTTGACTTTGATGTGATCTCGCGGCGCCTACAAGAAATGGCATTTCTGAACAAGGGTCTGACCATCACCTTGAAGGACGAGCGTGTTACTGAGGAAGAGCTTGAGCTGGAAGCGCTGGCAGAAGGCGGCGATACCGCCGAGTCCATCGACGGCGACTCCTTTGATGATGAGGCCTTGGAAGGCACCGAAGCATCTGAGACAAAGGAGGTAACCGATGCTGAATCCGGCGAGGACATTGCAGATGATATTGCACCGTCGAAGCCGAAGAAGCTGGAAAAGAAGGTTAGTTACCACTACCCAGATGGTCTGATCGATTACGTCAAATACCTCAACAAGAGTAAAAGCGAGATCCACCCCACCATCGTCGGCTTTGAGGCCAAAGGCGATGACCATGAGGTGGAGATCGCCATGCAGTGGAACTCTGGCTACAAGGAGTCTGTGCACACCTTTGCCAACACCATCAACACCCATGAGGGCGGTACACACGAGGAAGGTTTCCGCGCAGCGCTGACTACCTTGATGAACCGCTACGCGCGGGAACACAAGCTGCTGAAGGAGAAAGACCCGAACCTGACCGGCGATGACTGCCGCGAGGGCTTGGCCGCGGTTGTGTCCGCGCGTGTTGGCGATCCACAGTTTGAGGGCCAGACCAAGACCAAGCTGGGTAATACCGAGCTTAAGGGCTTCGTCCAGCGTGCTGTCAATGAGCACCTAGCGTTTTGGTTTGATGCCAACCCGGCTGAGGCGAAGGCGATTGTGAACAAGGCTGTGGCCTCGTCGCATGCTCGCGTGGCAGCGCGTAAGGCCCGTGACCTGGTCCGCCGCAAGTCCGCGACCGATATGGGTGGTTTGCCCGGAAAGCTTGCCGATTGCCGTACTAAAGATCCGAACGCCGCTGAGCTGTTCATCGTGGAGGGTGACTCTGCAGGTGGTTCCGCTAAGCAGGGCCGCGATTCCATGTACCAGGCGATTTTGCCGCTGCGTGGCAAGATTCTCAACGTGGAAAAGGCACGCCTCGACCGTGTTCTGAAAAATGCCGAGGTCCAGGCGATCATCACAGCGTTAGGCACCGGTATCAATGAAGAGTTCGACATTGAGAAGCTGCGCTACCACAAGATCGTGCTCATGGCCGACGCTGACGTCGACGGCCAGCACATCGCCACTTTGCTGCTGACTTTGCTGTTCCGTTTCATGCCGGAGCTGATCGAGGAAGGCCATGTGTACCTGGCTAATCCGCCGCTGTACAAGCTGAAGTGGAAGAAGGGTGAGCCCGGCTACGCTTACTCTGACGCCGAGCGTGACCGTGAGCTTGAGGAAGGCCTGAACGCTGGTCGCTCCATCAACACGGATGATGGTATTCAGCGCTACAAGGGTCTGGGTGAGATGAACCCGAATGAGTTGTGGGAAACCACTCTTGATCCGGAGCATCGCATTTTGCGTCGGGTGAATATCGAGGATGCACAACGCGCAGACGAGTTGTTCTCCATCCTCATGGGTGATGACGTTGCTGCCCGCCGCTCCTTCATTACCCGCAAGGCGCGCGACGTGCGCTTCCTCGATGTGTAA
- a CDS encoding DciA family protein: MSDSRVNGDSRDSRDSSDIVQHAFDTIRTAAKKRNGFVPNLHQQGRSVIPRRAVGRLTDGTADEPTVTVPGLDLGQDQVGVDKRQYRGPGRMSGPDGRAPRRSYVVAGFSDLLKQEVRHRDWAKPLAMGWIMGSWEEVVGEKVAQHTKVEMVKDATLFISTDATSWATQLRYMKRQILERLDEKIGEGIITNVHVYPPKTKSWRYGPLHVKGRGPRDTYG; encoded by the coding sequence ATGAGTGATAGTCGTGTTAATGGTGACAGTAGAGACAGTAGAGACAGTAGCGATATTGTGCAGCACGCCTTCGACACCATCCGCACCGCCGCTAAGAAACGCAACGGATTTGTTCCGAACTTGCACCAACAGGGTCGCAGTGTGATCCCGCGCCGTGCGGTGGGCAGGTTGACAGATGGCACCGCCGATGAGCCTACAGTGACTGTCCCGGGGCTTGACTTAGGACAGGACCAGGTGGGCGTCGATAAGCGACAATATCGGGGACCAGGCAGAATGAGCGGGCCCGACGGACGTGCCCCGCGCCGAAGTTATGTCGTGGCCGGATTCTCGGACTTGTTAAAGCAGGAAGTCCGTCACCGTGATTGGGCAAAACCGTTGGCCATGGGCTGGATCATGGGTAGTTGGGAGGAAGTGGTCGGTGAGAAAGTAGCGCAGCACACCAAAGTAGAAATGGTCAAAGATGCCACCCTGTTCATTTCTACCGACGCAACAAGCTGGGCCACGCAGCTGCGCTACATGAAGCGGCAGATTCTTGAACGTCTTGATGAGAAAATCGGTGAGGGCATTATCACGAATGTGCACGTGTATCCTCCGAAAACGAAAAGTTGGCGCTACGGCCCGCTGCACGTCAAAGGCCGTGGTCCGCGCGACACATACGGCTAA